A single window of Callithrix jacchus isolate 240 chromosome 6, calJac240_pri, whole genome shotgun sequence DNA harbors:
- the CRYGD gene encoding gamma-crystallin D: MGKITLYEDRGFQGRHYECSSDHSNLQPYLSRCNSVRVDSGCWMLYEQPNYSGLQYFLRPGDYANHQQWMGLSDSVRSCRLIPHAGSHRIRLYEREDYRGQTIEFTEDCTSLQDRFHFNEIHSLNVLEGSWVLYELPNYRGRQYLLRPGDYRRHQDWGSMNARVGSLKRVIDFC, from the exons ATGGGGAAG ATCACCCTCTACGAGGACCGGGGCTTCCAGGGCCGCCACTACGAATGCAGCAGCGATCACTCCAACCTGCAGCCTTACTTGAGCCGCTGCAACTCGGTGCGCGTGGACAGCGGCTGCTGGATGCTCTATGAGCAGCCCAACTACTCGGGCCTCCAGTACTTCCTGCGCCCCGGCGACTATGCCAACCACCAGCAGTGGATGGGCCTCAGCGACTCGGTCCGCTCCTGCCGCCTCATCCCCCAC GCTGGCTCTCACAGGATAAGACTCTATGAGAGGGAGGACTACAGAGGCCAGACGATAGAGTTCACTGAGGACTGCACCTCTCTTCAGGACCGCTTCCACTTCAATGAAATCCACTCCCTTAACGTACTGGAGGGCTCCTGGGTCCTCTACGAGCTGCCCAACTACCGAGGACGGCAGTACCTGCTGAGGCCGGGGGACTACAGGCGCCACCAGGACTGGGGATCCATGAATGCCAGAGTGGGCTCTCTGAAGAGAGTCATAGATTTCTGTTGA